A single Nicotiana tabacum cultivar K326 chromosome 5, ASM71507v2, whole genome shotgun sequence DNA region contains:
- the LOC107803918 gene encoding pentatricopeptide repeat-containing protein At1g80270, mitochondrial-like has protein sequence MWAIRRASPSFKKQVFTGGHSRICYATSEISSQCLKGYSDGFTKASDVISDRPLAFRGFQGTTHGFLRLFMENRSFSSLTGTKSSGEEDSDSDDGFSELESSTEAIQEANKDVESVSEHELSEDDVDGEDVEAPRELELSDTETDVSKRKSPRKRVSSALYNAIVAAPAVSVHKIMDKWVEEGNDVTRAEVAAAMLNLRKRRMYGRALQLSEWLESKKNLTFTDRDYASRVDLIAKVRGLQKAEDYIGMIPKSFRGEVIYRTLLANCVAESNLKKSEQIFNKMKDLELPLTCFACNQLLLLYKKTDKKKIADVLLLMEKENVKPTLFTYKTLIDAKGQCNDISGMEQIVETMKAEGIEPDINIKSILAKHYISGGLNEKAENVLKEMEGGDIKENRWACRSLLPLYAALGRADEVGRIWQVCESNPRLDECVAAVEAWGKLHNIKEAEAVFDKMAAKWTTLSSKHYSVLLRIYASHKMLSKGKDLVKRMSDSGCRIGPLTWDALVRLYVEAGEVEKADSILHKAADSNRLRPMINSYLVIMEQYAKRGDVHNTEKMFHRMRQAGYVSRISQYQCLIRAYINAKAPCYGIAERMKADSIFPNKGLANMLAQVDAFKKTAVSDLLD, from the exons ATGTGGGCAATTCGTCGAGCCTCTCCTTCCTTCAA GAAACAAGTGTTCACCGGCGGGCACTCTCGAATTTGCTATGCCACTTCAGAAATATCAAGTCAGTGTTTGAAAGGATATAGTGATGGGTTTACAAAGGCTTCAGATGTAATTTCAGATAGACCTCTTGCATTTAGAGGATTCCAAGGAACAACTCATGGTTTTCTCAGATTATTCATGGAAAACCGAAGTTTCTCTTCACTAACTGGCACAAAGAGCAGCGGAGAGGAAGATAGTGATTCAGATGATGGGTTTTCAGAGCTTGAATCTTCTACTGAAGCAATACAAGAAGCCAACAAAGACGTCGAGTCAGTCTCTGAGCATGAGCTCTCCGAAGATGATGTTGATGGTGAAGATGTGGAAGCACCTCGAGAGTTAGAGCTGTCTGATACTGAGACTGATGTTAGCAAACGAAAGTCTCCAAGAAAAAGAGTTTCTTCAGCATTATACAATGCTATTGTGGCTGCACCAGCTGTATCTGTTCATAAAATTATGGATAAATGGGTTGAAGAAGGAAATGACGTGACACGGGCAGAAGTAGCAGCAGCGATGCTTAATCTTCGTAAAAGGCGTATGTATGGGAGGGCACTGCAG CTCTCTGAGTGGTTGGAGTCAAAAAAGAATCTCACTTTTACTGATAGAGACTACGCTTCTCGTGTTGATTTAATTGCTAAAGTCCGTGGTCTACAAAAGGCAGAAGATTATATTGGGATGATACCAAAGTCTTTCAGAGGTGAAGTTATTTATCGCACTTTATTGGCTAATTGCGTCGCTGAAAGTAATCTGAAGAAATCTGAGCAGATTTTTAACAAAATGAAGGACCTTGAACTCCCATTAACATGCTTTGCTTGCAATCAGTTGCTCCTTTTATATAAGAAGACTGATAAAAAGAAGATTGCCGATGTTCTCTTACTAATGGAGAAGGAAAATGTGAAGCCGACCCTTTTTACTTACAAAACATTGATAGATGCTAAGGGGCAATGCAATGACATATCCGGAATGGAGCAAATTGTTGAAACCATGAAGGCTGAAGGGATAGAACCTGATATCAACATAAAGAGCATCTTGGCAAAGCATTATATCTCAGGTGGTCTCAACGAAAAGGCGGAGAATGTCCTAAAAGAGATGGAAGGAGGAGATATAAAGGAAAATCGCTGGGCATGTCGTAGTTTGCTTCCTCTTTATGCAGCTCTTGGAAGGGCTGACGAAGTTGGTAGAATCTGGCAAGTTTGTGAGTCTAATCCTCGGCTAGATGAATGTGTGGCTGCTGTCGAAGCTTGGGGAAAACTGCATAATATTAAGGAGGCGGAAGCAGTCTTTGATAAGATGGCAGCAAAATGGACAACACTCTCATCGAAGCATTATTCAGTTTTATTGAGAATTTATGCAAGTCATAAGATGCTGTCGAAAGGAAAGGACCTTGTGAAGCGTATGTCTGACAGTGGTTGCCGAATTGGGCCATTGACTTGGGATGCCTTAGTCAGACTTTATGTTGAAGCAGGAGAAGTGGAAAAAGCAGATTCGATATTGCATAAAGCTGCAGATTCGAACCGCTTGAGGCCAATGATTAACTCTTATTTGGTTATTATGGAACAATATGCAAAGAGAGGTGATGTTCATAATACTGAGAAAATGTTTCACAGAATGAGACAAGCAGGATATGTTTCCCGAATTTCCCAGTACCAATGCCTTATTCGGGCCTATATAAATGCCAAAGCTCCTTGTTATGGAATTGCTGAGAGAATGAAAGCGGATAGTATATTCCCAAACAAAGGATTGGCAAACATGTTGGCTCAGGTTGATGCATTCAAGAAGACTGCTGTGTCTGATTTGTTGGATTGA